The Spinacia oleracea cultivar Varoflay chromosome 2, BTI_SOV_V1, whole genome shotgun sequence DNA segment CAATACTTTCCTCCATCTTCTCCTTCATCTTCTCCTTCGTCTTCTCCTTCATCAAACTTTGTCTTTTTAATAACTCTACGTAAGAAAAGGCAATGGCACTTGCTTGCTCGTTAAGCTTTTCCGTGTGCTTCATGATAATGCCTAACATGTTCATCAGAGTTGCTCCTATTTTTTGTGTTACTTCATCAATCGATGTTATTGATTCTTGTGTTTGATTCAAGATATGGACAAGAGTATCTGTtttttctttcatggtttctagTTTTTTTCTGTTGATAATGCTGAATCTTTCAAGTCTTTCACCAGCCTCTCAACTTGAAGGTTAAAACCCTTGGGCCTGGCCGAAAAAACAGGGGAAAAAACACCAATCTCCTCGTTAGATTTCACACTTACataaaaggttttttttttttttataggttCCGATaaatagaattagtttaaattagaGCCTAATAAGTATAGAAGAATTGAACTGCGAATTTTTAGGTGAAAAGAACAAACGCCTAACTAGCTAAAAGTTGAATATAACAACAATGGCATTGGAAGAAAATGGCTTTGTTCTCTCCACCTTATACCTATCTATTAACAAATACTGAGTAGACACTATGGTCTATGAATGACAATGTATTTTCTGGTGCAAAAATTTCCCAACAAAAATTTCCCACCAAAacctctttattttttttcctttttctaaaaAGTATCtactttatttactttttatttactcTCTTTTTGTATTAAGAGATTATGcatggaaagaaaaaaaaaaggattatGGAATACAACAGTATTAGACGATTTTGGTAGTATTTTAGTTGAATCGTCATATcataatagaaaatatattaACTCAATATtccagatttattaattatgctgGGACCTAATCTAGTGGGCTAATTAAGTCAAACCAGTTCAAAGAAGAccataaaaagaaaagaaaaaagaaaaaaaaaacattcagaACATACCAAAAACAATTAGACTAGACtagaagtactccctccgtttcttccTTATAAGAGtagaaacattataaataaccGTAATTTTTCTAGTTtaagaatctcaatgcacattaattagtcgttaataaacatgtaaaaggccaacgtaaagaacaaaaagaaacggaaggAGTATAACTTACCGTAACTGATGGCAAATTGAGTGAGTCTCGAGGTAAAATTCCAAGTAAATCTTACGATCATTAATATTCAACTTTTGAAGACAATCAACCATCTTACTTTCAACCTTACAATGAAGAAAAGGATTCCTCCCTGAATCTGTTTGGAAACAATCACTCAAATACCAAGCAAACCTGCTTCTCTTTTCATCTGCACCCAAAATATCTGAACACGAAGAATTCAGATTCTTATACGCGTTAAACCAACAAGGATTCTTATAAGAAAATGCATCTTCATGTCCAACAACCTTGTTAGTAACTTCAGTTGTAATCTTCTTCAAAACTTGGATTTCTTGTTTCAGATGACTGTAAGATTCTTCAATTCTTGCAATACTTTCCTCCATTTTCGAAAGTGAATGGACTTTTGTCGAAAGTGTAAGAAACATTAACAGGAAAAAATATACGCCATTATTATTAGGGTTTCCCATCTCTATAACATAATTGCgggacaaaaaaaagaaaaacaaaattaattgtAGGGTTGTGTACTTGTTGTGTTAATACAATAGATAGAAAATAAATCTGTAACAGTTATATATACAGTACAATATCACAACTCTAACACGTACGACTAAAATTATGGAAAACTACTAAAATTATGGAAAAGTAAAATTATGGAAAACGACTACAATTATGGAAAAGTAAAATTATGGGAAATCGCTAAAATTCCTAAAATATATCTAACACAAATACTCCTAGTTACCTTATGAATTCTATATAAAATATATGAACACGTATTGTGTTTAGAATTCAAGTTAATGTAGAAATTAGTGGAAACGTGAGGAAAAGTAAAATTATGGAAATTTACATTAAAGTAAATATGAATAATTAAGCGAAAATCTCTAAAATGTAATTTGTTTGGCTAATAGTTATGGAAACTATGGAAAATAGAATACTAGTATATCTTTTCACTTGTTTAACCGGCAAAATATTACTAGTTAATTTCCACATATTTCCatcagcgcgtctcctgtgagaccagtcacaccatcaacttgatggtgtgacgagcgcgaaaccaatagcgtacctcccctaaaactatataaaaaaaaagtaacagatctaaactatagaagtaacatacctaaactaaaaaagtacctcctctaaaattatatatataaaaaagtaacacgtctaaaactatagaagtaacatacctaaactaaaaatgtacatcccctaaaactattccgtataaaaaaaaagtaacatgtctaaactatagaagtaacatacctaaactaaaaactGGAACACTCAAAAACTATCGGCTACTCTCCCAAGTTCTATCATAAGTATAATCTTAGGAATCCCAGTTCCCATTACCGATATTGCAGACAGCCCTATCTGGGGATGTACAACCTCAGGAGAATTCTCAGTTAAATCAGCAACGTGGCTAGCACATGATCTTCCTCCTTCTGATGGTAAGTGGAAATAcaattggatttggaaacttAATATCGCTCCTAAGCTCAAGATTTTTCTATGGCAAATATGTCACAAAAGTATTCCTACTAAGGAAATCCTCTTTAATAGGAAAATTATGCCAAGCAATTGTTGCCCAAGATGCTCTTTGTCTAGTGAGTCCATTAACCACTTGTTCCTCACTTGTGAGCACTCTAGAAATGTTTGGGCTCACAGCCTTACAAAAAAATGGTTGAATTGCACTTTTCCTATGTCTGACTTCTTTAGTTCCTTGGATTACCTTAGACGTCATCATATTGTGCTTCATAAATTCATTTATCTATGTTGGACaatttggaaggaaagaaatgatctgGTTTTTTCAAACACTAATGTTTCACCCTGTCGTTGCTATTTTAAGGCTTCCAATGCTTTCAaagaaggaaaatttgtaattattaatccaacctttgcccgattttctttaattaagcctacctatgcgatatttctaaataatccaacctttatgacccaactactattattaagcctaacaagttactaacctgctataggcggtatttacctttacgtggcatataacaattataattttttttccccttattttctttaattgctatttaaatattcgttcctctctcctctgcgattttctgcttcatctctgcactcctctccattatttctcttctacctcttctccaccattgtcgatccctcatacggtcatacctctccattcgaagttcataaaaaataatcagcaattgctatgactggggtaaagcaattgcctgttggatctggatctttttcaaattcaaggtttttttttctttctaaattttcaacaagaccacaataaccaacatcccacaacataaaaaaaactatattattgcaacagctcgggtttttacgaactgaccatcaaggaagcccaaaattcaaaatttaccaaaaaaggaacaaaaacgctaaggttcctaagttcaccttcaattgtacgattttggagatgaaatttgaatgcgcgtggatgaagtcacctatttccacaagaaaatcgctgatgatgtcatgaaccagtataattgtggttgaagcagcagtaatggaggagagaggaattgaaacacggtacagagaagagaagagaaggattaagggttttttgaaaaaaaaatgaaatccttgtttaggtggcaagtgatgatgacgtgtccaatattttaggagggaaaccaactttaggttgtcaacgtttttaacgttgactttgtagcagataattggccatctaggcttaataatagtagttgggtcataaaggttggattatttagaaatatcgcataggtaagcttaattaaagaaaatcgggcaaaagttggattaataattacaaattttccttgactttgtagcaggtaaccggtcatccaggcttaataatagtagttgggtcataaaagttggattatttagaaatatcgcataggtaagcttaattaaagaaaaccgggcaaaagttggattaataattacaaattttccttcaaAGAATGGGAGTTCAGGCTCCTTTTAGATTCTCACCAACTTAAAGGTACCCCTTTCACTTCTTCTTCCCCCCCAAGCATCCCTACAACCACCTCCCCAACCATTTTGGTTAGGTGGTTCCCGCCCCCTATGGGCGCTTTCAAGCTCAATTTTGACGGATCGTGCAAATCTTCTTCAGCAGCAGCAGACATCATCATCAGAGATAGTAATGGTAATCCGGTCATTGCGAAAGCCTTTAACCTAGGAAAAACGCAAGTCTTTATGGCTGTAGCTTTGGCTCTTCACAAAGGTATCCAAGAGGCAGTCAGTCTAGGCATTCAGAACGTCCATATTGAAGGTGATAACCTTCTTGTCATCAACTCTCTGAAAGGAGTATGGAAAGTCCCATGGAAGCTTCAAAATATCATTCAAGATATCAAGACCCTCCTCCAGCAGTGTAGGAACGTGCGTATACAACATGTTTTTAGGGAGGCAAACAGAGCAGCGGATTGGATTGCTAATGTAGGACATCTCATTACTGAGCCCATGTGTATTAACCCTAGTTCTAGCCCGTCTTTACAAGAAATTGTAAACAGTGATAACTTAGGTGTTACCCTCGTGCGGAGGGGCTCCTAGGTTTTTCTCCTTAcctgtttataaaaaaaaaaaaaaaaaaacatacctaaactaaaaaagtacctcatctaaaattataaaataaaataacatgtctaaactattgaaataacatacctaaactaaaaaaaatacctcctctgaaattattaaaaaaaaaaagtaacaagtctaaactatagaagtaacatacctaaactaagaaggtatctccccgaAAACTACTCtgttaaaaaaagtaacatgtataaactatagaagtaacatacctaaactaaaaaagtactttCTCTAAAATTatacataaaaaaaagtaacatgtctaaactatagaaataacatacctaaactaagaaggtatctcccctaaaactactccgtataaaaaaagtaacatgtataaactatagaagtaacatacctaaactaaaaaaagtacctcctctaaaattataaaaaaaaagtactccgtaacatgtctaaactatagaaataacatacctaaattcgcaagtgtgaactggtctcaccatcagttgatggtgagtacagtctcatataagaatttgggtattTCCATacatttcgtttttttttatttttctatttaaattACCAAACAAGCTAAAATAAGGATTTTCCGATTTACACAATTCTACACTTTTCTTCATTTGAGCTCCCAAACACACTTAAAGCAATTCctcataaatttcatttatggATTAAGATCACTAACCACGGTGTAGCAAATTAAGAAATTAATCCTACATTTGCGAAATAAGTACTCCCtttgtttttaaatattagtcctgttttgactttttaactcatttcaactcaatatttaaacgtaaatatctccaaaaaCGTATGTTAGAaacatataaaaatttgatattgttaaactacacattaagacgaacaaaataagatctcacatgaatatattttgaagTACATACTGGAAAGAAATTTGGAGATTATCTTTAATTGTaaatagtgtcaagattccaaaaAGGACTAATATTCAAGAATAGAGGGAGTATCATGATCTCGATTTAATTATGCACAAAATACAATAATACAAAAACTTGTATTGGATCAAATAGTAACACtttttaatcaaataattattcaatgtaatcaaatagttatattCTACCGATATTAGTTActaatcaaatagttatacGAGTActtttaaatcagataattatCTTTTTAATGTTGACATCATCGGTCTTATGCATATTATGATCTTAAAGGAAAAATACTTATATAGGACCAAATAGTTATTCAATGCACGTGATCAAAtagttatactccctccgtcccggaatactcgacccggtttgaccggcacagagtttaagggacttgaattgacttatttaatttaataggtagtaattgatagtggggtattattttaatgtagttagtgggaggtgggttaagaggtggggttggggagagtaggggttgaatttttaattattttttgtatggagtagggggtaggtgggttaataggggtggagtgagaaataatataatattgttagaatatttccatttttagaaacaggtcaagtattaagggacgacccgataaggaaaacaggtcaagtattccgggacggagggagtattctacTAATGTTAATTATTCTCTCTAATCaagttatatttttttaatcaaatagttataattTCTAGTCACATGGTTATCTTTTTTTAATACTGACATCAAAGATTTCACGCATATAACGATGTCATAAAAGAAATACTCATTAAATAAATAGTGTACTCGGTATTAGGTGTTCTTAACAAACGTTACAACATATGCATTTTCATTTATATTTAACAGGTTATGATTCTTTATCTTAAACTCAGGCCCGGTGCGTTGCTAACCACCTCCTCCCCTTCTCTGACTGGTCATTGAATTATTGTGCATGTTGTTATAGACTGATGTAGTGAATTTtgggtttttattttattttcttatcgcaatcttttttttttattattattaattttttattttttatgattatttgttCAATATTAGTTCATTGGTTGTCATACATATCAAGATATTCTATTATTTCGATATTACTTATTTCAATTTTATATTAAGTGTTGAATTATATcgaaataattttgaaaaagtttttgATCTATCAGATGAAGTTGTATCAATAATCAATGTACTTGATAGTATAAAGAGAtaaattgtaattataattggatttttttattgttaaattattaataagGCCTCGTTTTAATAATTAGCACAGGGCCTCCAAAATCTTTGAGACGGCCCTGCTTAAACTTTGCTGTTGAtacagattaaaaataaaaagagtgcGAAAATATGTGATCTTGTGAATGAATCATACTATGTATGCAATACCAATAAAACATGAATTAGTATATATATACCAAAaaaatgtactccctccgttcttaaatattgtcatattttgactttttAACTCGTtttaactcaatatttaaatgtaaatatctccaaatacgtatgttagaaaaaatataaaaattcgATATTGTTAAATTACACATTAAGACAAACAAAATTAGAtgtcacatgaatatgttttgaagtacGCATTagaaagaaattagaagattctcttcaattgtgaatagtgtcaagatttCAAAATGGACTAATAATTGAGAACAGGAGGAGTAATATAATATCAATGATGTATTAGCatagtattattattttattttatgtgcGCGAATGAGCCACATAGgcaaataaattacaaatggggcgGGAAAATTCGACCTTTGAGTTATTATATACAATTGGAATTTAGCACTAATGGTATATACAACTCATTAATACAGGAAAACTGATAATCAGGGCCAGTATACTCAGTTGCGGAGCCACAGGGGTTGAAGGGGTGCTTGACCCCACTTGATGTCATTTTATTTATagttaaattttcaattttttttttaaatatataattttagtgaaaattttatcaatttttaaatagtgaCCCCGCTATTTCGAATTTCTGGATCTGCTACTATTGTACTTTAATAATAGCAGTGTCATTAGTTGAGTTAGCTTGTGGGCTCTAAATGAGCTGTAGTCTAGAAATAGATACTACCACTGTAATACATTACATTTGTGATCTAGGCCCATGAGGCCATGAGTGCACCTGCTTTCATTAAATAGATGTGTCCAAGTGTTAATTGCCAAAAACATTAATTTCAGTTGTTTTTATATTGAGTGAGTTTTTTCGTTCTTTGCATATTATGACCTTGTTGTGTTTGTGTTTAGGCGTAGCTTGTTAGTGGCAGATGATTTGATGGGTTACAATTCATATACTCCACACACTTCACTAGTAGACTGGACCGGTAACATAACCTGAATCGGACCAAATGGAGTTGACAAAAACTAACCTATATAGTAATCGGTTTGCCTGTGATGGTCAGAGTGCTTTGACATCAGATTGTGTGGCGCAACCTTATGCGGAAAGTGTCTCGAGGCTTGAGGGGCACAAGCGGGTGCTTGACTCAGGAAGCCACTCTTGCTTATTGGTCACAAGAGCAAGGGTCGATCAGGACGTTTGTGTGTGCACAACAGGAACAAGCGGGACTGACAACGGGaatatgtttgttttgtgaaaaCTTTGTTGAGTCTAGAAAAGATTAAAAATAAGCGACAATACAATATCTATAAAGACTTACACCAACGTAAATAATTTTAGCAATTGCAACTTCTAACGAGATACTAGTGGTGAACTCGCGTTTTCATTTACAAACTTTTCCATATTTTATGACCCCGACAGCTCAGGCTATACTCCGTAAGTTTAGTAAAGTCTGGCACTTCGTATTGAATTATGTTTAAGATGCATGACTGAAGATGTGACTCAAAACCAGGGTAAAACATTGGTATGTGACTATGTGTAAGAAACTTTAATCCGTATCTAACTACAAACATCGGGCAATTGAGGTTTTTCATGAGGTTAGTTTCATAATTTTGAGGTTTGTGTACAAACTTTATTATTGCTAGCCTAAGTTTTTTCAAAAGAGGTTATTAAAAACAAATCTCATTGTATCTAATAaagttaaaaaattattttttaatttttatgtgagttgaatctctattatataagccaagagccGAGGGCTTTTTCGTaacttaacttttcgtgtccccagcCAAAATTACCAAAACACCCTTGAAGTCGTTGATGCTGCTCGCTGACCCCCTATCTCTTgcactcttttctctctcctcgcatTTCAGAGGCGATTTGTGTCCTCTCTCCCCTCTCGcacgtttctctctcctcgcgtctCCATTGTCGTCGTTTTAGGGTTACATTTCCTCGCCGAATCGCGTCCCAAATCAGCATTCAGGTagtttttttgcgattttttttCATCTCTCTGTCTTTAGCTGAATTGGTTTTCAAGGTTTTGTATTTTCCAATAATCGGAACCCACCGTTCACCAAAGTTGTCCGATAATTGGGTGTTTTTGTTGGTTCTTtttggtaatttgtttgattttgatggAGTTTGTTGTATTGAATGGAGAAATTTCAGAAATTTGGGTTGATTTGGATCATGATGGTCGATTGGTGGTGCCGAAGCCCGTCACTTTTTTTCAAGGATCTGGCTTGAATAAACAAGTTCTTGCCCAGGTTTTGCTCCTTTTCACTACTACCTTTTTAAGGTTTAATATTGTATGTTTGATAAGATGTAATTTCCAGGGCATTTATGTGAATTGGGATTGTTTGTTCATAAAGTGATGCTGAATTTTCGTTGTTTTACTAAGGATTCCAAGTTATTATTCAAAACTTGGATCTTAGTTGTTTTTAGAATTTGATTAAAATGTGTAAGATTGTGATTGTGTTCTGATTGGCAGGTAATTATTAAATTCTTTTTTTGTTGATCTGATTTCGAAATTTTCATATAATACTTCAATTGATTGATTtcaattgattttggattaaattacATTAATTAGCTAGACATAAATTCAATCTCAATTTTGTAACTTAAATTTGATTTGGAGTTAACCTTTCTGTCTATTTCCTCCAACTTTAAGATTTTTCGGTTTAAATTTGATTGATTAGTCCAAAGTACACCTAATATTTGTAGTTTGATTGATTTGGTTATGTGTCGATAGCTTGATTGAGTTTGTAGTTCACATTTGTGATGTTTTGGTGATTGGGGTATTAATTTTATGCATCTGAAATAATTGTAGAATgctaaatttgatttttctgTCTTGGGTAACCTGTCTCACGACTCTGGTGGTTGTCAAGCTCTTAGTAGTAGGTTGGGAGAAGACGGCTTCATATTGAAGTGGTGTAGGATAATGAGAAGTTAGTTCAAGACTTTCATGTGTAATTGTTTCTGCTTgattattttgaattaggagTGAGTTATCGTCTTACTTTTGTTGTCTGATCTGGCTGAGTGGATGAAATTTATTATCACAATTAATTAATATCATTATATTGTTTTGTTTAGGTACCCATTATGGTGCCAATCTGCGTAAGCAGATTAAGAAGATGGAGGTGAGTCAACACAACAAGTACTTTTATGCGTGGAAATGCTTCTTCTGCTCTATGTTCTGAGGTATTAGGAGTACTTAGTTTGATTCAAATTCATCCCTTTcaaatatttccttcacattgtAGTTTAATGTTTATGACAATGTCACTTAATAGAGATATCTTTTGGTCTAATTGTCAGTATTTCAACAG contains these protein-coding regions:
- the LOC110775746 gene encoding protein GAMETE EXPRESSED 1, producing MEESIARIEESYSHLKQEIQVLKKITTEVTNKVVGHEDAFSYKNPCWFNAYKNLNSSCSDILGADEKRSRFAWYLSDCFQTDSGRNPFLHCKVESKMVDCLQKLNINDRKIYLEFYLETHSICHQLRKKLETMKEKTDTLVHILNQTQESITSIDEVTQKIGATLMNMLGIIMKHTEKLNEQASAIAFSYVELLKRQSLMKEKTKEKMKEKMEESIAIVEEFYSYLTQEIEVLQKKTTEVGKKLGC